Proteins encoded by one window of Bauldia sp.:
- a CDS encoding FecR domain-containing protein, whose translation MAAPSGVVLAVVQSAQIDGTTGQQILQAEAPVYAGDKIVTGNSGEAQIKFRDNTHLVVGPNSNLVIDAFVFNDSGTARDISLNAVSGAFRFITGNSPKDAYSITTPTATIGVRGTEFDFDVDRRDGTTRVVQFEGKTRICTRRPTDPAQYAKWRQTCVEVQDACGLSVVPPDEDMVHRVKGREDRNRDLNWYFRYVRSQEGLMEEFHVHTGTCGNIALTVPVEDSGATPPPPEQPTPPTEENPCPPPPPRHCEVKHDHPWKGIHWPHKPKHVRDPFPHVEHVKWFKHKDKDHEHDHDHDVRPGRKGEHKPFHFHFGDKPQHIGDRPDHDGGPWFKHKDKDGRDQHVAFDFHGKGKDKPRGDVRDDDHRDERGPHGRDWKHGFDKPDTDHRDRPPYGDDRGGKDKGKDWGRDGKDRDGKDRNDRKPRGEQGEHGFPPFGKDDDDRRGRNKDDHNTGPFDHRDQYDGDGKGKDRDGKDRDDRKPRGEQGDHGFPPSGKDKGRDDDRSSGPFDHRDGPKGDDRSGGNDQHRDGPDGKGKDGDRNAGPRDDGRNGPKDDDQHRDRPDQHTSGPNDQHPSDNGGWQQDQKPNGGRDGKDRNGGDDQRYGDNNPPSHDDRTPPGQQSQHDQPDQHGKPDQSSGGRDGKDRNGDDDQRYGDNNPPSHDDHTPPGQQSQHDQQQDQHGKPDQSSGGRDGKDRNGDDDQRYGDNNPPSHDDRTPPGGRQHDQDQAPPADDSRYAPPQPDATPPADQQQQQPPAEQHDAPPADATPPADDNRYAPPAQDPAPPQTEQHHDDAGPAPDQNPPPAQQPSDNNNGGGGNWNGNGGGNDRPDQHDQPDDQHQPQPGDRNDAPNGNPPGRNDDGNGDDHRGDNSSGGNPNQQGQNGQGQSQGQQGQNGQGQNGQGQQGQGQQGQSGGQQGQQNGGQNGGGQNGGGNNGSNGGNGGNGGGRGR comes from the coding sequence ATGGCAGCGCCGAGCGGGGTCGTCCTCGCCGTCGTCCAGTCGGCCCAGATTGACGGAACGACGGGCCAGCAGATCCTGCAGGCCGAGGCGCCGGTCTACGCCGGCGACAAGATCGTCACCGGCAACTCCGGCGAAGCGCAGATCAAGTTCCGCGACAACACCCATCTCGTCGTCGGGCCCAACTCCAATCTCGTCATCGACGCCTTCGTCTTCAACGACAGCGGCACGGCGCGCGACATCTCGCTGAACGCCGTCTCCGGCGCCTTCCGCTTCATCACCGGCAACAGCCCGAAGGACGCCTATTCGATCACCACGCCGACCGCGACCATCGGCGTGCGCGGCACCGAGTTCGATTTCGACGTCGACCGCCGGGACGGCACCACCCGCGTCGTCCAGTTCGAGGGCAAGACGCGCATCTGCACGCGCCGCCCGACCGACCCGGCGCAGTACGCCAAGTGGCGCCAGACCTGCGTCGAGGTCCAGGACGCCTGCGGCCTGTCGGTCGTGCCGCCGGACGAGGACATGGTTCACCGCGTCAAGGGGCGCGAGGATCGCAACCGCGACCTCAACTGGTACTTCCGCTACGTCCGCAGCCAGGAAGGCCTGATGGAGGAATTCCACGTCCACACCGGCACGTGCGGCAACATCGCGCTGACGGTGCCCGTTGAGGACAGCGGCGCCACGCCGCCGCCGCCGGAGCAGCCGACGCCGCCGACGGAGGAAAATCCGTGCCCGCCGCCGCCCCCGCGCCACTGCGAGGTCAAGCACGACCATCCGTGGAAGGGCATCCACTGGCCGCACAAGCCGAAGCACGTCCGCGATCCGTTCCCGCACGTCGAGCACGTCAAGTGGTTCAAGCATAAGGACAAGGACCACGAGCACGACCACGACCACGACGTCCGCCCCGGACGGAAGGGCGAGCACAAGCCGTTCCACTTCCACTTCGGCGACAAGCCGCAGCACATCGGCGACAGGCCCGATCACGACGGCGGGCCGTGGTTCAAGCACAAGGACAAGGACGGCCGCGACCAGCACGTCGCCTTCGACTTCCACGGCAAGGGCAAGGACAAGCCGCGTGGCGACGTCCGCGACGACGATCATCGCGACGAGCGCGGTCCGCATGGCCGCGACTGGAAGCACGGTTTCGACAAGCCCGACACCGACCACCGCGACCGCCCGCCATACGGCGACGATCGCGGCGGCAAGGACAAGGGCAAGGATTGGGGCCGCGACGGCAAGGATCGTGACGGCAAGGACCGCAACGACCGCAAGCCGCGTGGCGAGCAGGGCGAGCACGGCTTCCCGCCGTTCGGCAAGGACGACGACGACCGCCGCGGTCGCAACAAGGACGATCACAACACGGGGCCGTTCGACCATCGCGACCAGTACGACGGCGACGGCAAGGGCAAGGACCGAGACGGCAAGGATCGCGACGACCGTAAGCCGCGCGGCGAGCAGGGCGATCATGGCTTCCCGCCCTCCGGCAAGGACAAGGGCAGGGACGACGACCGCAGCAGTGGTCCGTTCGATCATCGCGACGGCCCGAAGGGTGACGACCGCAGCGGCGGCAACGATCAGCACCGCGACGGCCCGGATGGGAAGGGCAAGGACGGCGATCGCAACGCTGGTCCGCGCGATGACGGCCGCAACGGCCCGAAGGACGACGATCAGCACCGCGATCGTCCTGACCAGCACACCTCCGGCCCGAACGACCAGCACCCGTCGGACAACGGCGGCTGGCAGCAGGACCAGAAGCCGAACGGCGGCCGCGATGGCAAGGACCGGAACGGCGGCGACGATCAGCGCTACGGCGACAACAACCCGCCGTCGCATGACGACCGCACGCCGCCGGGCCAGCAGTCGCAGCACGATCAGCCGGACCAGCACGGCAAGCCCGACCAGTCGTCGGGCGGCCGCGACGGCAAGGACCGGAACGGTGACGACGATCAGCGCTACGGCGACAACAACCCGCCGTCGCATGACGACCACACGCCGCCGGGCCAGCAGTCGCAGCACGATCAGCAGCAGGACCAGCACGGCAAGCCCGACCAGTCGTCGGGCGGCCGCGACGGCAAGGACCGGAACGGCGACGACGATCAGCGCTACGGCGACAACAATCCGCCGTCGCATGATGACCGCACGCCGCCGGGCGGACGGCAGCACGATCAGGACCAGGCGCCGCCGGCGGACGATAGCCGCTACGCGCCGCCGCAGCCCGATGCGACGCCGCCCGCCGACCAGCAGCAGCAACAGCCGCCGGCCGAACAGCACGACGCGCCGCCGGCCGATGCCACGCCGCCCGCGGACGACAACCGCTACGCGCCGCCGGCACAGGATCCCGCGCCGCCGCAGACGGAACAGCATCACGACGATGCCGGCCCGGCTCCGGATCAGAACCCGCCGCCCGCGCAGCAGCCGAGCGACAACAACAACGGTGGCGGTGGCAACTGGAACGGCAACGGTGGCGGAAACGATCGCCCCGACCAGCACGACCAGCCGGACGATCAGCACCAGCCGCAGCCCGGCGACCGCAACGACGCGCCGAACGGCAACCCGCCCGGCCGCAACGACGATGGCAACGGCGACGACCATCGCGGCGACAACAGCTCGGGCGGCAACCCGAACCAGCAGGGCCAGAACGGCCAAGGCCAGAGTCAGGGCCAGCAGGGCCAGAATGGCCAAGGCCAGAACGGGCAGGGCCAGCAAGGGCAGGGCCAGCAGGGCCAGAGCGGCGGGCAGCAGGGCCAGCAGAACGGTGGCCAGAATGGCGGCGGCCAAAACGGCGGTGGTAACAACGGCAGCAACGGTGGCAACGGTGGCAACGGTGGTGGCCGCGGCCGCTAG
- a CDS encoding ribonuclease E/G, with protein MPNKMLVDAAHPEETRVVVLRGSRVEEFDFESASRKQLRGNIYLAKVTRVEPSLQAAFVDYGGNRHGFLAFSEIHPDYYQIPVADRQALIEAEEAEIAEAEARSAERERGGRGRNRGRRNGGDAAAADAGEGASVSESPADDAGDEKPTEINGEGQADGDREHDDHDHQHDHDGHDHEHHDHEHAVAASSEASAGEASNESNGNGRDDGDHVVSDDVVESVGAEDALEELPERRRPRARQYKIQEVIKRRQVLLVQVVKEERGNKGAALTTYLSLAGRYSVLMPNTARGGGISRKITSITDRKRLKQVVSDLEVPPGMGVILRTAGASRTRAEVKRDFEYLLRLWETVRELTLKSTAPTLVYEEGSLIKRSIRDLYNKDIDEVLVAGDDAYREAKDFMRMLMPSHAKNVKPYKEGQPIFARSGIETQLDAMFSPQVTLRSGGYIVINQTEALVSIDVNSGRSTREHNIEDTALQTNLEASEEVARQLRLRDLAGLIVIDFIDMEEKRNNRSVERKLKDALKNDRARIQVGRISHFGLLEMSRQRIRTGVLESTTSVCPVCQGTGHVRAPASVALHVLRSLEDQLLKGVTHDLIIRTKTVVALYILNQKRATLAELEQRFGLTITVSADETIANGAHFVIERGEPVEVRERPTFTQVTPASIEPDVADAIEVEGESNVEEIEEDNDAPQGEREFIGEDRGGEERGSEGGEGQRRGRRRRRGRGRGGERFEGGQRPQGEFRNDQPREPRPEGDAIAAEAGDGEAVHSEGGERPFNGGGNGGGATELGPDGLPRKRRRGRRGGRRGRRGRNGEGGAPGENRPFDADRQNGEHRPQMDARPPRQDAPPPFEPSGNFIRRDTFEDEIDTTPTLDARPAFEAPRRIDLPETSLPDEIDTTPQPIERPSELRSEQPAEPAPPAPKPEPEVEDPSRPKRSGWWQRKSFF; from the coding sequence ATGCCCAACAAGATGCTCGTCGATGCCGCCCACCCCGAGGAGACGCGCGTCGTCGTCCTCCGCGGCAGTCGCGTCGAGGAATTCGATTTCGAGTCCGCCAGCCGGAAACAGCTTCGCGGCAATATCTATCTAGCCAAGGTTACGCGGGTCGAGCCGTCGCTGCAGGCGGCGTTCGTCGATTACGGCGGGAACCGTCACGGCTTCCTCGCCTTCTCCGAAATTCATCCGGACTACTACCAGATCCCGGTCGCCGACCGGCAGGCGCTGATCGAGGCGGAGGAAGCCGAGATCGCGGAGGCCGAAGCACGTTCGGCTGAGCGCGAACGCGGCGGCCGCGGGCGCAACCGCGGACGGCGCAACGGCGGCGACGCCGCGGCGGCCGACGCCGGCGAAGGTGCATCGGTCAGCGAGTCGCCGGCCGACGATGCCGGCGACGAGAAGCCGACCGAGATCAACGGCGAGGGCCAGGCCGACGGCGATCGCGAGCACGACGACCACGACCATCAGCACGATCACGACGGCCACGATCACGAGCATCACGACCACGAGCACGCCGTGGCTGCGTCAAGCGAGGCCAGCGCCGGCGAAGCGTCGAACGAGTCGAACGGCAACGGCCGCGACGACGGCGACCATGTCGTCAGCGACGACGTCGTGGAATCGGTCGGCGCCGAGGATGCGCTGGAGGAACTGCCGGAGCGCCGCCGTCCGCGCGCCCGCCAGTACAAGATCCAGGAAGTGATCAAGCGCCGGCAGGTTCTGCTGGTGCAGGTCGTCAAGGAAGAGCGCGGCAACAAGGGCGCGGCGCTGACCACCTATCTGTCGCTCGCTGGCCGCTATTCGGTGCTCATGCCGAACACGGCGCGCGGCGGCGGCATCAGCCGCAAGATCACGTCGATCACCGACCGCAAGCGTCTGAAGCAGGTCGTGTCCGACCTCGAGGTGCCGCCCGGCATGGGCGTGATCCTGCGCACCGCGGGCGCCTCGCGCACGCGCGCCGAGGTCAAGCGCGACTTCGAGTATCTGCTGCGCCTCTGGGAAACCGTGCGCGAGCTGACGCTGAAGTCGACGGCGCCGACGCTGGTCTACGAGGAAGGCTCGCTGATCAAGCGTTCGATCCGCGATCTCTACAACAAGGATATCGACGAAGTCCTGGTCGCCGGCGACGACGCCTACCGCGAGGCCAAGGACTTCATGCGCATGCTCATGCCGAGCCATGCGAAGAACGTGAAGCCGTACAAGGAAGGCCAGCCGATCTTCGCGCGCTCGGGCATCGAGACGCAGCTCGACGCGATGTTCTCGCCGCAGGTGACGCTGCGCTCCGGCGGCTACATCGTCATCAACCAGACCGAGGCGCTGGTTTCCATCGACGTGAACTCCGGGCGTTCGACCCGCGAGCACAACATCGAGGACACGGCGCTCCAGACGAACCTCGAGGCATCGGAAGAGGTCGCGCGCCAGCTCCGGCTCCGCGATCTCGCCGGCCTCATCGTCATCGACTTCATCGACATGGAAGAGAAGCGGAACAACCGCTCGGTCGAACGCAAGTTGAAGGACGCGCTGAAGAACGACCGCGCCCGCATCCAGGTCGGCCGCATCTCGCATTTCGGCCTGCTCGAAATGTCCCGCCAGCGCATTCGCACCGGCGTGCTCGAGTCGACCACGTCGGTGTGCCCGGTCTGCCAGGGCACGGGCCATGTCCGCGCACCGGCTTCGGTGGCGCTGCATGTGCTGCGCTCGCTGGAGGACCAGCTCCTCAAGGGCGTCACGCACGACCTTATCATCCGCACCAAGACGGTGGTCGCGCTCTACATCCTCAACCAGAAGCGCGCGACGCTGGCCGAACTTGAGCAGCGCTTCGGCCTGACGATCACGGTTTCGGCCGACGAGACGATCGCCAACGGCGCGCACTTCGTCATCGAGCGCGGCGAGCCGGTCGAGGTGCGCGAGCGGCCGACGTTCACGCAGGTGACGCCGGCCTCGATCGAGCCGGACGTCGCCGACGCCATCGAGGTCGAAGGCGAGAGCAACGTCGAGGAGATCGAAGAGGACAACGACGCGCCGCAGGGCGAGCGTGAGTTCATCGGCGAGGATCGCGGCGGCGAGGAGCGCGGCAGCGAAGGCGGCGAAGGCCAGCGGCGCGGACGCCGCCGGCGGCGCGGCCGCGGACGCGGCGGCGAGCGCTTCGAGGGCGGCCAGCGCCCGCAGGGCGAATTCCGCAACGACCAGCCGCGCGAGCCGCGCCCGGAAGGCGACGCCATCGCGGCGGAAGCCGGCGACGGTGAAGCGGTGCACAGCGAAGGCGGCGAGCGGCCGTTCAACGGTGGCGGTAACGGCGGTGGCGCGACGGAGCTTGGCCCCGACGGCCTGCCGCGGAAGCGTCGGCGCGGACGTCGCGGTGGTCGCCGCGGTCGGCGCGGCCGCAACGGCGAGGGTGGCGCGCCGGGCGAGAACCGTCCGTTCGACGCCGACCGGCAGAACGGCGAGCACCGTCCGCAGATGGACGCGCGCCCGCCGCGGCAGGATGCTCCGCCGCCCTTCGAACCCAGCGGCAACTTCATCCGCCGCGACACCTTCGAGGACGAGATCGACACCACGCCGACGCTCGACGCGCGGCCGGCCTTCGAGGCGCCGCGGCGCATCGACCTGCCGGAGACCTCGCTGCCGGACGAGATCGACACGACGCCGCAGCCGATCGAACGGCCGAGCGAACTGCGCTCGGAGCAGCCGGCCGAGCCGGCGCCGCCAGCGCCCAAGCCCGAGCCGGAGGTCGAGGACCCCAGCCGGCCGAAGCGCAGCGGCTGGTGGCAGCGCAAGTCGTTCTTCTAG
- a CDS encoding FecR domain-containing protein, with translation MRTIPAVVFSAALVAASLSSVAFAQPSGVVLAVVQQSEADGSTGKRTLEIEAPVYAGDHIITGPTGQAQVKFRDDTKLVVGPNSMMIIDAFVFSDNDTARNISINAVSGAFRFITGKSPKDAYSITTPTATIGVRG, from the coding sequence ATGCGTACCATTCCGGCTGTTGTTTTCTCCGCGGCCCTTGTCGCGGCAAGCCTTTCCAGCGTCGCATTCGCGCAGCCGAGCGGCGTGGTTTTGGCGGTCGTGCAGCAGTCGGAAGCCGACGGCAGCACCGGCAAGCGCACGCTTGAGATCGAGGCGCCGGTCTACGCCGGCGACCACATCATCACCGGCCCGACCGGCCAGGCGCAGGTCAAGTTCCGCGACGACACCAAGCTGGTCGTCGGTCCGAACTCGATGATGATCATCGACGCGTTCGTCTTCTCCGACAACGACACCGCCCGCAACATCTCGATCAACGCGGTCAGCGGCGCCTTCCGCTTCATCACCGGCAAGAGCCCGAAAGACGCGTATTCGATCACGACGCCGACGGCGACCATCGGCGTGCGCGGGTAG
- a CDS encoding NADH:ubiquinone oxidoreductase subunit NDUFA12, producing MKQFLLQFFTWWNGQTLGTRFYTWRKGKPVGTDEAGNRYYTDGTRRWVVYNGPVEASAIPAAWHGWMHFRQDNPPGDYATREWQKPHQPNLTGTAQAYRPPGSILRAKPTTPGDSDYEPWTP from the coding sequence ATGAAGCAGTTTCTCCTGCAGTTCTTCACGTGGTGGAACGGCCAGACGCTCGGCACGCGCTTCTACACGTGGCGCAAGGGCAAGCCGGTCGGCACCGACGAGGCCGGCAACCGCTACTACACCGACGGCACGCGGCGCTGGGTTGTCTACAACGGCCCCGTCGAGGCCTCGGCGATTCCGGCCGCCTGGCACGGCTGGATGCACTTCCGGCAGGACAATCCCCCGGGCGACTACGCAACGCGCGAATGGCAGAAGCCACACCAGCCGAACCTTACCGGCACGGCACAGGCCTACCGCCCGCCGGGCTCGATCCTGCGCGCCAAGCCGACAACGCCGGGCGATTCCGACTACGAGCCGTGGACGCCGTAG
- a CDS encoding vitamin B12-dependent ribonucleotide reductase — MRIERRYTKAGQSAYDGIEFRTTKSEIKNPDGSIVFKLEGIEVPATWSQVAADILAQKYFRKAGVPTRLKRVEESTVPSWLWRSAPDDAALKPLPLPDRTTSEHDSRQVFDRLAGTWTYWGWKGGYFNTEDDARAFFDELRYMLATQKAAPNSPQWFNTGLHWAYGIDGPSQGHFYVDHRTGRVSASESAYEHPQPHACFIQGIEDDLVNEGGIMDLWVREARLFKYGSGTGSNFSRLRGEGEKLSGGGKSSGLMSFLKIGDRAAGAIKSGGTTRRAAKMVVVDVDHPDIEKYINWKVQEEQKVAALVTGSKVVAQHLKAIMKACINCEGPGDSCFDPAKNPALKREVRAAKKALVPQNYILRVIQFAKQGYTDIDFPIYDTDWDSEAYLTVSGQNSNNSVRVTDEFLQAVESGGKWNLNGRVTNKVTKTLDARALWEDIGNAAWQSADPGIQFHTTINDWHTCPESGPIRASNPCSEYMFLDDTACNLASINLLQFRNEDRSFDVASFEHACRLWTVVLEVSVMMAQFPSYRIAQLSYEYRTLGLGYANIGGLLMSNGVPYDSKEGRAIAAAITALMTGTSYATSAEMAGELGAFPGFAKNRDSMLRVMRNHRRAALGQSSGYEGLHVNPVHLDTASCPDVRLVSHAQEAWERAVSLGEIHGYRNAQASVIAPTGTIGLIMDCDTTGIEPDFALVKFKKLAGGGYFKIINRAVPEALRALGYAEHQIAEIEAYAVGHGSLRQAPAINHATLQAKGFTEAALAKLEAGLASAFDIKFAFNKWSLGEDFLKTIGFSDADLNDPAFDLLARLGFSKKDIEAANLHCCGAMTLEGAPHLKTEHYAVFDCANPCGRLGKRFLSVESHILMMAAAQPFISGAISKTINMPNDATVEDCKNAYMTSWKLALKANALYRDGSKLSQPLNSQLLADDEEDADEAVEQFMAKPMPARVEQVTERIVERIIEKAVRDREKMPNRRKGYTQKANVGGHKVYLRTGEYDDGRLGEIFIDMHKEGSAFRAMMDSFAIAVSVGLQYGVPLEVFVEAFTFTKFEPAGLVQGNETIKNATSVLDYIFRELAISYLDRQDLAHVNPGDISATGIGAGENQTKAAPEAAVSHGLVRGRRPRLVESGADAIGRARDTDAPPPGVVTARTSSNVTSIGATALKQREQTEQQIRVGLAELAPAAIAVPKAKAIEAPRVEARAETAKPAITAKADGPSKAERSSAARLAGYQGDACGECGNFTLVRNGTCLKCDTCGSTTGCS; from the coding sequence ATGCGGATCGAACGGCGCTACACGAAGGCTGGCCAGTCGGCTTACGACGGCATCGAGTTTCGGACGACCAAGAGCGAGATCAAGAATCCCGACGGGTCGATCGTGTTCAAACTCGAGGGCATCGAAGTGCCCGCGACGTGGAGCCAGGTCGCCGCTGACATCCTCGCCCAGAAGTATTTCCGCAAGGCCGGCGTGCCGACGCGGCTGAAGCGCGTCGAGGAATCGACCGTGCCGTCGTGGCTGTGGCGCTCGGCGCCGGACGACGCGGCGCTGAAGCCGCTGCCGCTGCCCGACCGCACGACCTCGGAACACGATTCGCGGCAGGTATTCGACCGGCTTGCCGGCACCTGGACCTACTGGGGCTGGAAGGGCGGCTACTTCAACACCGAGGACGACGCGCGCGCCTTCTTCGACGAGCTCCGTTACATGCTGGCGACGCAGAAGGCGGCGCCGAATTCCCCGCAGTGGTTCAACACCGGCCTGCACTGGGCCTACGGCATCGACGGCCCGTCGCAGGGCCACTTCTACGTCGACCACCGCACGGGCCGCGTCTCGGCCTCCGAGTCGGCCTACGAGCATCCGCAGCCGCACGCCTGCTTCATCCAGGGCATCGAGGACGACCTCGTCAACGAGGGCGGCATCATGGACCTGTGGGTGCGGGAAGCCCGCCTGTTCAAGTACGGCTCGGGCACCGGCTCCAACTTCTCGCGGCTGCGCGGCGAGGGCGAGAAGCTTTCCGGCGGCGGCAAGTCGTCCGGCCTGATGTCGTTCCTCAAGATCGGCGACCGCGCCGCCGGCGCCATCAAGTCGGGCGGCACGACGCGCCGCGCCGCCAAGATGGTGGTCGTCGACGTCGATCACCCGGACATCGAGAAGTACATCAACTGGAAGGTCCAGGAGGAGCAGAAGGTCGCCGCGCTGGTCACCGGCTCCAAGGTCGTCGCCCAGCACCTCAAGGCGATCATGAAGGCCTGCATCAACTGCGAGGGCCCCGGCGACTCGTGCTTCGACCCGGCGAAGAACCCGGCGCTGAAGCGCGAAGTGCGCGCCGCCAAGAAGGCGCTGGTGCCGCAGAACTACATCCTGCGCGTCATCCAGTTCGCCAAGCAGGGCTACACCGACATCGACTTCCCGATCTACGACACCGACTGGGACTCGGAGGCCTACCTCACCGTCTCCGGCCAGAACTCGAACAACTCGGTGCGCGTCACCGACGAGTTCCTGCAGGCGGTCGAGAGCGGGGGAAAATGGAACCTTAACGGCCGCGTCACCAACAAGGTGACCAAGACGCTCGACGCCCGTGCCCTCTGGGAAGACATCGGCAACGCCGCCTGGCAGTCGGCCGATCCCGGCATCCAGTTCCACACCACGATCAACGACTGGCACACCTGCCCGGAGTCGGGGCCGATCCGCGCCTCCAATCCGTGCTCGGAGTACATGTTCCTCGACGACACGGCGTGCAACCTCGCCTCTATCAATCTGCTGCAGTTCCGCAATGAGGACCGCAGCTTCGACGTCGCCTCGTTCGAGCACGCCTGCCGCCTGTGGACCGTCGTCCTCGAAGTCTCGGTGATGATGGCGCAGTTCCCGTCCTACCGGATCGCGCAGCTTTCCTACGAGTACCGCACGCTCGGCCTCGGCTACGCCAACATCGGCGGCCTCTTGATGTCGAACGGCGTGCCCTACGACTCGAAGGAAGGCCGCGCCATTGCCGCCGCGATCACGGCGCTGATGACCGGCACCTCCTATGCCACCTCGGCCGAGATGGCCGGCGAGCTCGGCGCCTTCCCGGGCTTCGCCAAGAACCGCGACTCGATGCTGCGCGTCATGCGCAATCATCGCCGCGCCGCGCTCGGCCAGTCGTCGGGCTACGAGGGGCTGCACGTCAATCCCGTCCACCTCGATACGGCTTCCTGCCCGGACGTCCGGCTGGTCAGCCACGCGCAGGAGGCTTGGGAGCGCGCCGTCTCGCTCGGCGAGATCCACGGCTACCGCAATGCGCAGGCTTCGGTCATCGCGCCGACCGGCACGATCGGCCTCATCATGGATTGCGACACGACAGGCATCGAGCCGGACTTCGCGCTGGTGAAGTTCAAGAAGCTGGCCGGCGGCGGCTACTTCAAGATCATCAACCGCGCCGTGCCGGAGGCGCTCCGCGCGCTCGGCTACGCCGAGCACCAGATCGCCGAGATCGAAGCCTACGCGGTCGGCCACGGGTCGCTCCGCCAGGCGCCGGCGATCAACCATGCGACACTGCAGGCCAAGGGCTTCACCGAGGCGGCGCTGGCGAAGCTCGAGGCCGGCCTCGCCTCGGCCTTCGACATCAAGTTCGCCTTCAACAAGTGGTCGCTCGGCGAAGACTTCCTGAAGACGATCGGCTTCAGCGATGCCGATCTCAACGACCCGGCGTTCGACCTGCTCGCCCGGCTCGGCTTCTCGAAGAAGGACATCGAGGCGGCGAACCTGCATTGCTGCGGCGCCATGACCCTGGAAGGCGCGCCGCATCTCAAGACCGAGCACTACGCGGTGTTCGATTGCGCCAATCCGTGCGGTCGCCTCGGCAAGCGTTTTCTCTCGGTTGAGAGTCACATCCTGATGATGGCGGCGGCGCAGCCGTTCATCTCGGGTGCGATCTCCAAGACCATCAACATGCCGAACGACGCGACGGTCGAGGATTGCAAGAACGCCTACATGACCTCGTGGAAGCTGGCGCTGAAGGCTAACGCGCTCTACCGCGACGGCTCCAAGCTGTCGCAACCGCTCAACTCGCAGCTCCTCGCCGACGACGAGGAAGATGCCGACGAGGCGGTCGAGCAGTTCATGGCCAAGCCGATGCCGGCGCGCGTCGAGCAGGTCACCGAGCGGATCGTCGAGCGCATCATCGAAAAGGCGGTGCGCGACCGCGAGAAGATGCCGAACCGGCGCAAGGGCTACACGCAGAAGGCCAACGTCGGCGGCCACAAGGTGTATCTGCGCACCGGCGAATACGACGACGGCCGCCTCGGCGAAATCTTCATCGACATGCACAAGGAAGGCTCTGCCTTCCGCGCGATGATGGATAGCTTCGCCATCGCCGTATCAGTCGGCCTGCAGTACGGCGTGCCGCTGGAAGTGTTCGTGGAGGCCTTCACCTTCACGAAGTTCGAGCCGGCCGGCCTCGTGCAGGGCAACGAGACCATCAAGAACGCCACCTCGGTGCTCGACTACATCTTCCGGGAACTGGCGATCTCGTATCTCGACCGGCAGGACCTCGCGCACGTCAACCCGGGCGACATCAGCGCGACCGGGATCGGCGCCGGCGAGAACCAGACCAAGGCGGCGCCGGAAGCCGCGGTCTCGCACGGTCTTGTCCGCGGCCGCCGTCCGCGCCTGGTCGAATCGGGCGCCGACGCCATCGGCCGCGCGCGCGACACCGACGCCCCGCCTCCGGGCGTGGTGACCGCCCGCACCTCCAGCAACGTCACCTCGATCGGGGCGACGGCGCTCAAGCAACGCGAGCAGACCGAGCAGCAGATCCGCGTCGGCCTGGCGGAACTCGCCCCCGCCGCGATCGCGGTGCCCAAGGCAAAAGCGATCGAGGCGCCGCGGGTGGAAGCCAGAGCCGAGACGGCGAAGCCGGCCATCACCGCGAAGGCCGACGGCCCGTCAAAGGCGGAACGCTCCAGCGCAGCACGGCTCGCCGGCTATCAGGGCGATGCTTGCGGCGAGTGCGGGAACTTCACGCTGGTCAGGAACGGGACGTGTCTCAAGTGCGACACGTGCGGCAGCACGACGGGGTGCTCGTAG